Proteins encoded within one genomic window of Acidihalobacter prosperus:
- a CDS encoding UDP-glucose dehydrogenase family protein, whose amino-acid sequence MKITIYGSGYVGLVTGACLAQVGNHVLCVDVDPDKIHRLEQGDIPIYEPGLDKLVRDNAAAGRLRFTLDAAEGVRHGLFQFIAVGTPPDEDGSADLRHVLEVARSVGQHMDDYRIVVNKSTVPVGTADRVREALAEALAARGVAAEFDVVSNPEFLKEGAAIEDFMKPDRIVVGTDNPRTGELMRALYAPFNRSRERVVLMDVRSAELTKYAANAMLATKISFMNELANLAERLGADIEAVRVGIGSDPRIGYHFIYPGCGYGGSCFPKDVKALERTARGSGYQAELLAAVESVNERQKQRLFEKLHAHFAGDLRGRSFALWGLAFKPNTDDMREAPSRALMEALWEAGARVQAYDPVAMHECRRIYGERSDLALCDSPEETLEGADALLIVTEWAHFRSPDFDLIKQKLSQPLILDGRNLYDPKIMHQLGFQYLAIGRGGNVADPVEERPAMRKAV is encoded by the coding sequence ATGAAGATCACGATATACGGATCGGGTTACGTAGGGCTGGTGACGGGTGCGTGTCTGGCGCAGGTGGGCAATCACGTGCTGTGCGTCGACGTCGATCCCGACAAGATCCACCGCCTCGAACAGGGCGACATCCCCATCTACGAGCCCGGTCTCGACAAGCTCGTGCGCGACAACGCCGCCGCCGGCCGCCTGCGCTTCACCCTCGACGCCGCCGAGGGCGTCAGGCACGGCCTGTTCCAGTTCATCGCCGTCGGCACCCCGCCCGACGAGGACGGCTCGGCCGATCTGCGCCATGTCCTCGAGGTCGCCCGCAGCGTCGGCCAACACATGGACGACTACCGCATCGTGGTCAACAAGTCGACCGTGCCCGTGGGCACCGCCGACCGCGTCCGCGAGGCCCTCGCCGAGGCCCTCGCCGCGCGCGGGGTGGCGGCGGAGTTCGATGTGGTCTCGAATCCGGAGTTCCTCAAGGAGGGCGCGGCCATCGAGGACTTCATGAAGCCCGACCGCATCGTGGTCGGCACGGACAACCCGCGCACCGGCGAGCTGATGCGGGCGCTGTATGCGCCCTTCAACCGCAGCCGCGAGCGCGTGGTGCTGATGGACGTGCGTTCGGCCGAGCTGACCAAGTACGCGGCCAATGCGATGCTGGCCACCAAGATCAGCTTCATGAACGAGCTGGCCAATCTGGCCGAACGCCTGGGCGCGGACATCGAGGCGGTACGCGTGGGCATCGGCTCGGACCCGCGCATCGGCTATCACTTCATCTATCCGGGCTGCGGCTACGGCGGCTCGTGCTTCCCCAAGGACGTGAAGGCCCTCGAGCGCACCGCGCGCGGCAGCGGCTATCAGGCCGAGCTGCTGGCCGCAGTGGAGTCGGTCAACGAGCGCCAGAAGCAGCGCCTGTTCGAGAAGCTGCACGCGCACTTCGCCGGCGATCTCAGGGGCCGCAGCTTCGCCCTCTGGGGCCTGGCCTTCAAGCCCAACACCGACGACATGCGCGAGGCCCCCAGCCGCGCCCTGATGGAGGCGCTGTGGGAGGCCGGTGCCCGCGTGCAGGCCTACGACCCGGTCGCCATGCACGAGTGCCGCCGGATCTACGGCGAACGGTCCGATCTTGCCCTGTGCGACAGCCCAGAGGAGACCCTGGAGGGCGCCGACGCCCTGCTCATCGTCACCGAGTGGGCCCACTTCCGCAGCCCCGACTTCGACCTCATCAAACAAAAACTCTCGCAGCCCCTCATCCTCGACGGCCGCAACCTCTACGACCCCAAAATCATGCATCAGCTCGGCTTCCAGTACCTCGCCATCGGGCGGGGCGGCAATGTCGCCGACCCGGTCGAGGAACGGCCGGCCATGCGCAAGGCCGTTTGA
- a CDS encoding glycosyltransferase family protein produces MNQSGSYVSPGHAGFSLAPHKGYAPAVADNRCGHQHRASIRYLHGNDWISLCLDCWRRQRSLGDVRDTHDAFSLLGGMDERRGALLAGGLTLATNDWRQTRPGFHATSPSRPARVMLYSHDTFGLGHLRRNLAIARQLLATSGHFEVLLLTGSPMQDSWPLPAGLTVRALPPVVKIGDEQYGPRDHAKNFALLKGHREALILEAALSFKPDVFLVDHAPIGMGGELLPTLALLQEGHPETRLVLGMRDIIDSPDATRKVWCEQGIIDILDRVYDQILVYGRQDWFDVVDAYGIPDSVAGKIRYCGYVCNQPSSDVATAALPVRAPGRPRVLVTVGGGGDGVRIIDAYLSALRRNGGFGCQSLIVPGPLMDPNERAQLERAAAESPDVHLIDGATDMLPLMRDSDLVIAMAGYNTSAEILSLGCKAILVPRARPRAEQRMRSDMLARFGLVDRVDPDGDIAEQLSRLVPVALDAGDRHLTRFPLDGAAQVAAELHALTARPRALLEA; encoded by the coding sequence GTGAATCAATCAGGATCGTACGTGTCACCTGGCCATGCCGGGTTCTCGCTCGCGCCGCACAAGGGCTATGCGCCTGCCGTCGCGGACAACCGCTGCGGCCATCAGCATCGCGCCTCCATCCGTTATCTCCACGGCAACGACTGGATTTCACTATGCCTCGACTGCTGGCGCCGCCAGCGCAGCTTGGGCGACGTCCGCGACACGCACGATGCGTTCTCGCTGCTGGGCGGTATGGACGAAAGGCGCGGCGCCCTGCTGGCGGGCGGCCTGACGCTGGCCACGAACGATTGGCGGCAAACCCGGCCGGGGTTTCACGCCACAAGCCCGTCGCGACCGGCGCGGGTGATGCTGTATTCGCACGACACCTTCGGTCTTGGCCACTTGCGTCGCAATCTCGCGATTGCACGCCAGCTGCTGGCGACCTCGGGGCATTTCGAAGTGCTGCTGCTCACCGGCTCGCCGATGCAGGACAGCTGGCCGCTGCCGGCCGGGCTGACGGTGCGTGCGCTGCCGCCGGTGGTCAAGATCGGCGACGAGCAGTACGGGCCTCGCGATCATGCCAAGAATTTCGCGCTGCTCAAGGGACATCGTGAAGCCTTGATCCTGGAGGCGGCGCTCTCCTTCAAGCCCGACGTGTTCCTGGTCGACCACGCCCCCATCGGCATGGGCGGCGAACTGCTCCCGACCCTCGCCCTGTTGCAGGAAGGACATCCGGAGACGCGGCTGGTGCTGGGCATGCGCGACATCATCGATTCGCCGGACGCCACCCGCAAGGTTTGGTGCGAACAGGGCATCATCGACATTCTCGACCGGGTCTACGACCAGATTCTGGTCTACGGGCGCCAGGACTGGTTCGACGTCGTCGACGCCTATGGCATTCCCGATTCGGTCGCCGGCAAGATTCGCTACTGCGGTTACGTGTGCAACCAACCGAGCAGCGACGTCGCAACCGCCGCGCTACCGGTCCGGGCACCGGGCCGCCCCCGCGTGCTCGTCACGGTCGGCGGCGGCGGCGACGGTGTGCGCATCATCGACGCCTATCTGAGCGCCCTGCGCCGCAACGGCGGTTTCGGCTGCCAGAGCCTGATCGTGCCGGGACCGCTCATGGATCCGAACGAGCGTGCGCAGCTTGAACGCGCCGCCGCGGAAAGCCCGGATGTCCATCTGATCGACGGCGCCACCGACATGCTGCCGCTGATGCGCGATTCCGATCTCGTGATCGCGATGGCCGGCTACAACACCAGCGCCGAAATCCTCTCGCTGGGCTGCAAGGCCATCCTGGTGCCGCGTGCCCGGCCGCGTGCCGAGCAACGCATGCGCTCCGACATGCTCGCGCGTTTCGGCCTGGTCGATCGCGTCGATCCCGACGGCGACATCGCCGAGCAGCTGTCGCGGCTCGTGCCGGTGGCGCTGGACGCCGGCGATCGCCATCTGACGCGCTTCCCGCTGGATGGCGCCGCCCAGGTGGCGGCCGAGCTGCATGCACTCACGGCAAGACCCCGGGCCCTGCTGGAAGCCTGA
- a CDS encoding ABC transporter ATP-binding protein, with the protein MSTPEPPLRQPRDRLSMDQAGFSLWSLRAYLRPHHHALAGSAVAMSLRAAVLLLIPWPLKFIIDSVLFRHPLPLWMVHWLPDPVAHRFELLNMLAAGMIALGLLDMLLAILGNRLLLVAGQHAVFELRRDLFAHLQRLSLAYHRNRRSGELSSRLNGDIQSLQNLVATIGSGVFAHLLTLVGMVVIMFYIDWRYALIVLSAGPALLWLMQRYSRRLKQALRQARNREGELSGLIQEIMTALPIVQAYGRQAHEDDRFGRHAGQSLEATIEASDLQNRFAPLVAGGIAMTTALATWYGATQVLSGRITAGELLVFLAYLRGMAAPLRQFAKSAGVISKGQVAAERLADIFREAPEIRSKPGALRPSRSHGAITLEDVSFAYREDRQILHDIDLSIEPGQTVALVGATGAGKSTLAALVPRLHDPSRGRVLLDGHDLRDLDLDYLRAQVALVLQEPLLLQGSLWENIAYGRDGAGRAEAVAAARSVGIDDMIEALPQGYDTLIGERGAGLSGGQRQCVSIARAMLRDAPVILLDEPTSALDAFAERRVTAALARLTEGRTTLIIAHRLATIVGADVIVVLDGGRIVETGRHAALLARQGAYAALWRDDAHARGENLTINNDSHRGSVPA; encoded by the coding sequence TGGTCGCTGCGCGCATATCTGCGCCCGCACCACCATGCGCTCGCCGGCTCCGCTGTTGCCATGAGCCTGCGTGCGGCGGTGTTGTTGCTGATTCCATGGCCGCTCAAGTTCATCATCGACAGCGTGCTGTTCCGACACCCGCTGCCGCTGTGGATGGTGCACTGGCTGCCAGATCCTGTCGCGCATCGCTTCGAGCTGCTCAACATGCTGGCCGCAGGCATGATCGCGCTGGGGCTGCTCGACATGCTCCTGGCCATTCTCGGAAACCGCCTGCTGCTGGTCGCCGGCCAGCACGCGGTATTCGAGTTGCGCCGCGATCTGTTCGCACACCTTCAGCGGCTCTCGCTGGCCTATCATCGCAACCGCCGCAGCGGCGAACTATCGAGCCGTCTCAACGGCGACATACAGTCGTTGCAGAATCTGGTCGCCACGATCGGCAGCGGCGTGTTCGCCCATCTACTGACCCTGGTCGGCATGGTCGTGATCATGTTCTACATCGACTGGCGCTATGCCCTGATCGTGCTCTCGGCCGGCCCCGCCCTACTGTGGCTGATGCAGCGCTACAGCAGGCGGCTCAAACAGGCATTGCGCCAAGCACGCAATCGCGAGGGCGAACTGTCCGGACTGATACAGGAAATCATGACCGCCCTGCCCATCGTGCAGGCATACGGCCGGCAGGCGCATGAGGACGATCGCTTCGGACGCCATGCCGGACAAAGCCTGGAAGCGACCATCGAGGCCAGCGACCTGCAAAACCGTTTCGCGCCGCTGGTGGCCGGCGGCATCGCCATGACCACCGCACTGGCCACCTGGTATGGCGCCACGCAAGTACTCTCGGGACGCATCACCGCCGGCGAACTGCTGGTCTTTCTCGCCTATCTGCGCGGCATGGCGGCACCGCTGCGACAATTCGCCAAGTCCGCCGGCGTGATCAGCAAGGGCCAGGTCGCCGCAGAGCGACTGGCGGACATTTTCCGCGAGGCACCAGAAATCCGCAGCAAACCCGGCGCATTGCGTCCCTCGCGCAGCCATGGCGCCATTACGCTCGAAGATGTGTCCTTCGCCTATCGCGAAGACCGGCAGATTCTGCACGATATCGATCTTTCGATCGAACCCGGCCAGACCGTCGCCCTGGTCGGCGCGACCGGCGCCGGCAAGAGCACCCTGGCCGCGCTGGTACCGCGCCTGCACGACCCTTCCCGCGGACGCGTGCTGCTCGACGGCCATGACCTGCGCGACCTCGATCTCGACTATCTGCGCGCACAGGTCGCCCTGGTCTTGCAGGAGCCGCTGCTGCTGCAGGGCAGCCTGTGGGAAAACATCGCCTACGGCCGCGATGGCGCGGGACGCGCGGAGGCCGTAGCAGCGGCTCGCAGCGTGGGTATCGACGACATGATCGAAGCCCTGCCCCAGGGCTACGACACACTCATAGGCGAACGCGGTGCCGGCCTATCCGGCGGTCAGCGGCAATGCGTCTCCATCGCCCGCGCCATGCTGCGCGATGCGCCGGTGATCCTGCTCGATGAACCGACCAGCGCGCTCGACGCCTTCGCCGAGCGCCGCGTCACCGCGGCACTCGCCCGCCTCACCGAAGGTCGCACCACCCTGATCATCGCCCATCGCCTGGCCACCATCGTCGGCGCCGATGTCATCGTGGTGTTGGATGGAGGGCGTATCGTCGAAACCGGCCGCCATGCGGCCCTGCTGGCGCGGCAGGGTGCATACGCGGCGTTGTGGCGCGACGATGCGCACGCACGTGGCGAAAACCTCACGATCAACAACGACAGTCATCGAGGGAGTGTACCGGCATGA
- a CDS encoding UDP-glucose dehydrogenase family protein — MAQHAFIVGLGHVGLATAVCLAELGCRVTAHDHDAARMDGLAEGRLESDEPALVAAFLQGVAAGQIALSRRSHPDGPIDFAFACVGTPLKPDGRPATTGLRNTLIDLAARTPGDFLLVLKSVPPPGGALSRLQAALARLRTPTRNLPVVITPEFPRRGQALRDITQPSRIVIGTDDGQAANTLAKLYAPLRSPILFVSPASAQLIKYASNAFFAAKISFINEIASLARSTGADVRSVAEGMALDPRIGADFIEPGIGYGGDCLPREVRALERLIPGHRPGMLRATLAINARQREAVISTLNEALGTLRGKEICIFGLAFKAGTGDVREAPGLAVIDALRRGGAHVRAYDPRAGAAARDARPADERLSHYDDAYQAAAGADAVVIATDWPEFRSLDWTDIAEHLSGPRVVVDGRNLLEGDALRALGLSFIPLAG, encoded by the coding sequence ATGGCGCAGCACGCCTTCATCGTTGGGCTCGGTCATGTCGGCCTCGCCACCGCGGTCTGTCTGGCGGAACTCGGCTGCCGTGTCACCGCCCACGACCATGACGCCGCGCGCATGGACGGACTCGCGGAAGGTCGCCTGGAAAGCGACGAGCCGGCGCTCGTCGCCGCCTTCTTGCAGGGAGTGGCCGCAGGCCAGATCGCCCTGAGCCGGCGCAGCCACCCCGACGGCCCCATCGATTTCGCATTCGCCTGCGTCGGCACCCCGCTCAAGCCCGACGGCCGGCCGGCCACCACCGGGCTGCGCAACACCCTGATCGACCTCGCCGCGCGCACGCCGGGCGACTTCCTGCTGGTGCTCAAATCGGTACCCCCGCCGGGCGGTGCCCTGTCGCGTCTGCAGGCGGCCCTGGCGCGCTTGCGCACGCCGACCCGCAACCTGCCCGTGGTCATCACGCCGGAATTCCCCCGTCGCGGCCAGGCCCTGAGAGACATCACCCAGCCGAGCCGCATCGTGATCGGCACGGACGACGGCCAGGCGGCCAACACTTTGGCGAAACTCTACGCACCCTTGCGCAGCCCGATCCTGTTCGTGTCCCCGGCTTCGGCCCAGCTCATCAAATACGCGTCCAATGCGTTTTTCGCGGCGAAGATTTCGTTCATCAACGAAATCGCCTCGTTGGCGCGCAGCACCGGCGCCGACGTACGCTCGGTGGCGGAAGGCATGGCCCTGGACCCGCGTATCGGCGCGGATTTCATCGAGCCGGGCATCGGCTACGGCGGCGACTGCCTGCCGCGCGAGGTACGCGCGCTGGAGCGCCTGATCCCCGGCCACAGACCCGGCATGCTGCGTGCGACCCTGGCCATCAACGCCCGCCAGCGCGAGGCCGTCATCAGCACCCTGAACGAAGCGCTCGGCACACTGCGCGGCAAAGAGATCTGCATCTTCGGGCTGGCCTTCAAGGCCGGCACCGGCGATGTGCGGGAAGCACCCGGGCTAGCCGTCATCGACGCCCTGCGCCGCGGCGGCGCGCATGTGCGCGCCTACGACCCGCGCGCCGGCGCGGCCGCGCGCGACGCCAGACCCGCCGACGAGCGCCTGAGTCACTACGACGACGCCTATCAGGCCGCAGCTGGTGCGGACGCGGTCGTCATCGCCACCGACTGGCCCGAATTCCGCAGCCTGGACTGGACCGACATCGCCGAACATCTGAGCGGCCCCCGCGTGGTCGTGGACGGACGCAATCTGCTCGAGGGCGATGCCTTGCGCGCCCTGGGTCTAAGTTTCATCCCTCTGGCCGGCTGA